GTGCTTGCAAAGGTATCGCATCCATAGAGAGCATTAGAGCTCTCTGGCAGGCTATGGGGGCAACCTGGGCAGAGCGCAGAGCAGCGGGCTCTAACCTCACCTGATCTGTGACTTTGTGCCTctgcctgtcctctcctctcacctACCTGCTGAGATTCTTGTAGCTGAGACTTGGGCTCAAGCAAGAACTGGCCAACACCCTGAGGAGTAGGAAGGAAGTGGGGCACAGTACCTCAAATCCTCAGGCAAGGTCACATGACCTGTTGAGAACCAAGAAAGTCCCATGGCTGGGCACATCCCAACCCAGGGCCACTGATCTCAGGGTTCTCTCTGCAGGCTCCACAGAAGAGCACCCTATGGATTCCAAGCACAGGAAGCTAGGTGAGATGGGCATATGATCCAGAGAGCCACTTTTGGGGGAGCATAGGCCTCCTCAAATGTAGCACAAGCCGGCATTGAACACCAAAAATCGGGGTTGGGAGTAGCTTGGGGGTAGAATGTGTGCCTATTGTGAACAAGGCCCTAGGTTGTATTCTAGcatcatggaagaagaaaaaaagaaggggacagagggaagaatggggaagagagagagaaaggaagagaggatagaaggaaggaaaattcgAAGAGAGAGaccaagggagagagggaaggaaatagCTCGGAGAAATGAAGTCACCTGCCTAAGATCACACAGCTATGAGGGAGTGAGTGAGGAACAAACAGAGATGGGGATTCCTCAGCCTGTGCTGTGGTAGGAGACTCATCTTCCGCCCCTCCAAATCTCTCTCCTACTAGCTTCCATGGATCCCCCAAGATGATAGAGAGGTAGCTTCAGTCCTTAGGGAGTCCTACCCTGATGAGGGAGCAGGACCCGTCCCATCTCACAGCTCACAGCTCTCCCATTCAGTAGAAGAGAGGGCTGTGTACACCCTCATGGGAGCACGTGGTACTGCTCCCATCCATTGGACAGAAGCTGAAGGTTGAGGGTGGCGCTTAGTCTCCCAAGGGTTTAGGGACCTGCTGTCTCTGGGTGGGAGGGGCCGGAGTTATGGGCCAAGTCATAGGTTTCTTGTGTGAGGTTTCTAGGGAGGCCCCAAAGCCCAGCCACAAGGAAAGGCTGGGTATTGTTGGCATAGATCAACAGTTGAGCAACCCAGCTACTTGGGGTCAGAGGGGGACAGGCATTTCCTTCAACTCCCAAGAGAGAGATTCTTGTTGTCCTGGAGGCCTATCCCATTCCAGGTATCCATCCAGCCTCTAACCCACCCCTTTCTCACAGCTGAGCCCTCTTCCGTGCCCATATTGACCGGCAGCTTCCTGATGGGGCCAGCAAGCTTCTCCGCCATGCCTTATTTATCACCTGCTCTATCCAGTCAAGAGCCAGTGTCCAGCCATTTATACCTGGAGGAAGCTGTTCAGACATCTGGTATGTTGAGGAGAAGAGGTGAGAAATGAGAGCCCCTTGGGAGGGAGCTGAATGTTTACCCCACATCACTAAACAGAAGTACAAAAATGGGTGCTGTGGATGGTCCCCACTCactacctctgtctcctgcagggccCCCCTCTAGGTCCTCACTGAACTGTCTGGATCTCCCCATCGGACACATCCAGCTTCTTCCCACTCTGCCCCAGGGACTTTTGCAAATCTCAGGGGCTGGCACAGGTCTCTCCAGTGTTCTGATCTACCATGGTGAGTATACAAGCCAGCATCGCAGCTGAgggtctctccttcctcccttcccgaCCTACTCTCCCCTGCAGGCACTTGGAATTGTAACACAGCACCTAGTCATGAATCCTCCCTCCCCACAACACCTTCCTCTATACTCATTTCCTCCAAAGTCAAGGTGGTCTGCATAGGTGACCAGACTCACAGGCTTCTGTGTCACTATTTCCTCTTGGCTTAGTTTAtccaaaaaaaaagttcaaaaagattttgttttaattgtgtatgtgcacacacacatgagaatgCTTTACTGCAGTTCCTGAAGAAGCCAGTGGCGActtctctctggagctggagttacgggtTGTTGTGAGCATCCTAACATGGattctgggagccaaactcaggacctccggataAGTAGTACTTGCACtttgccactgagctatctctccagccttgaaacaaacaagcaagcagcctcaGTTTTACTTTTAAACTCAGTGACACTCATTATGAAGCCAAACAATAAGAGACTCCAGAGTTAACTGTCTCCTTGCCCCTCTTCATTGTGCTGTGGGCAGTCTTTTGTGCATCCTTGCACGCTCTCTCTAATTTGCCTTTTCTCTGATCAGCTAAATGGTGCCTGTTGACACACCATACTGAGGCTTCCAATAAGCCCTGGGAAGGCATGTCTGGACTCTCAGGGATGAGGATGGTTCCACTACAATCCACAAGCTCCTTTTAGGGTTGcatgactgtttctatttaaGATAATGGTGTCCCAGAATTAAGGGAGCAACTTCTAACGTGTAGGAGTGCCAGGAAGCATCTGTCCTGAGCGCCCTGTGAGCTGACTATGTCCACTCCACGGATGGGAGCTGGATGTAGCTTGGGGTTCCCTCCCCAGTTTCACCCTGAAATGCCTTCACTAGGAggtttcctctctctccaaactCACCAAACACTCACCTCAACAGCAGGAGGAGATCATTTATTCTGGAGCCGGATGGGAGAGACTATtgccaggaacacagatttaCGATGCCCCAAATACCTCAATGCAGCATGACAACAGCTAAATGAACTTTTAATAGTAACAGAAGAAAGAGAGTTATAAGCCAGGTCATCTTTCAGATGAATTAGTAGAAACCCCAGGCAGGTTACAGCAAGGTAGGGTAGAGTCCTCAGATGCTACCTTCTGCCATTCTTAGCCTTTGAGTGGGTGGAAAAGGCATCTCCTGGTACATTGCCAAAAGGATTTTTTACCTGAAGTCTTAAGGATGCTAGGCCAAACACAGAGGTAGGCAATTAATGTCTATGAGGGTGGGTGCTAAAGACACCCCAAGACAATTTGGCTCTGGACCTGCAACTTTGCAGCCACAGAAGCTCTAGTTATTCAGTCGATGCAGCACCCCCACCCTGGGAAAGTCAGTTCACACTCCACAGTGTGGTTGGAGTGGAGTGACCCAGCACATTCCTGGATGAGTCCCTAATGGTTCTTATGCTCCTCTTTTCCTTCCGTACAGGTGAGATGCCCCAAGTCAACCAAGCAGTCCCTTCAGGCAGCCCCACTGTCCCCAGCCTCCCCAAATCCCCAGGGCGGCCGGGCTCCACCAGCCCCTTTGCACCATCTGCAGCTGACCTGCCCAGTATGCCTGAACCTGCGCTCACCTCCCGTGTTAATGAGACAGGTGAGGACCGGGACTCTAAAAAAGGCTTTGAAACCAGGACAGAGGGCTTGGGGCAGGATATTTCTCAGTCAGTCAGAGCTGCCTGAAGAGGTGGGGAAGCCACATTCATGGGTGACTGGTCATGAGGGAGGGTGTGTGAGGTCTGGTGAAGCAGGGAGTGTGACTGAGGGTTGGGTGACAACTGGAACATGTCTGTCCATCCAAGCAGAGCCACAAGCCACAGACCTCCTGTTGATCTTTAGGGTGTAAGAGCACACCCAGCCTGATTGGGCTTTATTGAATCccatacttttaaattttgcttttctttgtttggagacagggtcttgctgtacaTCCTCAGCTGGCCTGCAACTCAGTATGTGCCTATTAGTCTAACTCTAAACTTGCAAAAATCCCCCTACCTCACCCCctaaaggctgggattacagatactaCAGTGCCTGGCTTGCAGTGATCTTTAAAACTCTGGTTAAAAGGTGTTTGTTTGTAAGTACAGCTGGCTAAAATAAGGATCTCATTTACAGTTTAGCTGCCTTCTTGTGACCTGGCCTTGGAGGCTCAGGCACATGGTTCTGTCCTCTGGATGCCCCTAATACTGGCAGGAGTCCATGGGGACACTCAAGACTCTGATTGACATTTGTTTCTCCATCCTCAGAGGACACAACATCCTCCTCCCCATGCCAGGAAGGTCCCGAGTCTTCCATCAAGCTTCCAAAATGGCCGGGTGAGTAACTATTGAGCCCTCTGTCCTGGAGACCTGATACAAAAAGCTTCACCCATGCAATACTTAGCCAGCCCCTCGTCAGCGCGCTTGCTCGTTCATTTATTACTTATTCTTTCATTCATCGCCCAGTTGATTTCCCCACTGTTGCAGCGTCTGCTCAGCCACCCAAGCAGTAGTACGCAGGACAAAAGTCCCTATTCCTAGGAGTCACCTGTGGGAACTGAGCTTGCCTTGtgagggagagggtagaagaggagagagtgagtgagtgggtgaaGGAAGTGTGGGGTAGTAGAAGGGAAGGATTGCCAGGGGAAGTGAGAGAAAGCTAAGCCACTGGACGGTTTTTCCAGTTCCACCCCTAAGCTTTGCATTAATACCTTTCCAGCCCCTGCATcacccccatttcacagatgaactGTCCGGAAGCATAGTGGGGCATACAGATGTTCATGGCCACATAAACGGGCATACAGATGTTCATGGCCACACAAACGGGCGTACAGATGTTCGTGGCCACACAAACGGGCGTACAAATGTTCATGGCCACACAAACAGAGGAGGCAGGATTTGACTCAGACACATGGCCTCCCAAGTTTTAGCTCTTTTCGTTACTGTTGACATTATTTGTTCAGAGACAgactcttgctatgtagctcccACCCTTCACCTGACTGTaactcatgctggccttgaactcacatccctactgtctcagtctcctgagcactaagattataggtgtgcaacACCATGCCCGCTGCCTtcgtcttcctttcttccttttctcctattctctttctttctttctttctttctttctttctttctttctttctttctttctttcttcctttccaacttgctatgtagttaaggaaaactttgaatttctgatcctcctgtctttatgTCCCAATTccagggattataggcatgtactaccacattCATGGTTTTGAACCCCAGGGCTTTGTACTCAcaaggcaaatactctaccaacaGCTAAAGCCTCACCAGTTCCACTGTCTTTTCAAAGGCCTTGAATTacaagtatttatttgttttttattcagtgtgtgtctgcatatgtatgtatatatgtgtgcttgtgtctgtgcaTAGTACACACGTAAGAGAATGTcttgcaggagtcggttctctccttccaccatgaggcgCCAGCGGTGGAACTCAGGTTTGCAGGTTTAGCAGGAAGTACATCATTGTTAAAATGATGGATTTCAtcctgacaatttcatacatatataaaaagtattttattcgTACTCACACCCTTATCATCCGCtgttccatttccttctttcccaaTGGTCCCCTTCCTGCCACTTAATGCTCTTACTTCTATTTTCatgcccctacacacacacacacacacgtatatacacatacatatatgcgtatatattatctatatctatgtatctgtctgtgtgtgtgtgtttctaggctCCACATATGAAAGGAAACATGTGATATATGTCTTTCTGAACCTGGCTCATCTCACCTAACATGATGAATCCACAAATAACCAGTTCTCCTTCCAAACCCCATATGAATGAGTTGCCCAGCCTAGTGGTTACTGAAGGGGCTGGGGAGCAGTTTAGTGGTAGAGGAAGTGCCCTGAAAGCTGGACCCCCTGGGTGTCATCCACAATAAACATCCttcccccagacacacacacacaccacagagtaGCCAGATATAGTTGAGTtagaggtcatcctgggctacagagtaagattcTAAATCAAAAGCTACAAAAGGAGTTGGGACTGTAGCTCAGCCGGTGGCCTGTAGCCCAGCCGGTGGCCTGCTCGCTTAGCATaaataaagccctgggttcaaccccaagACCACAACACtaaggaggtggaagcaggaagaccagaagttcaaggtcatctcagcTATTaagtgagttcaagagcagtctGGGTTATATGAGCCCCCAtctcataaataatttaaaagcagaaagaaatggataaagagagaaaattaatGGGTGTGGATGAGTGAATGGGCCGCTGACTGGAAACTGAGCAGTGGATGGGAAACTGAGGTGAGGAGGCTCTggccacctcccctctcccaacCCCCACTCCGCTAACTCTCTGGCTCACCCTTGGCTTTCCCAGAGTCTGTGCAGCGGTTCCAGCACTCCCTGCAGGACAAGTACCAGGTGGAGCCTGAGAGCTTGAGCAGTCCCCTGGTAGCCATGGAGCTGGTACGGGCCAGGTTGGAGAGAGGCAGCAACAAGAGCCAGGAAAGGGAGCTAGCCACTCCAGACTGGACAGAGCGCCAGTTAGCCCATAGTGGCCTAGCTGAGGTGCTTGTCGGCAGCCGCCGGTGGCCACGAGAGACACAGGTGGTCGCTGTGCTGGGCAAGGCTGGCCAAGGCAAGAGCCACTGGGCCCGGATGGTGAGTCAGACCTGGGCCCGTGGCCAGTTGCCACAATATGACTTTGTCTTCTATGTCCCATGTCACTACTTGGATCGTCCAGGCGACTCTTACTACCTGCGTGATCTGCTCTGTCCCCCAAGCCTGCAGCCACTGGTCATGGATGATGAGGTCTTAGGTCACATCGTGAGGCAACCGGACCGTGTCCTGCTCATTCTAGATGCTTTTGAGGAGCTAGAGGCCCAAGATGGTCTCCTGCACGGACCATGTGGACCTCTGCCCCCAGAGCCCTGCTCCTTCCGGGGACTGCTAGCTGGGCTGTTCCAGCGGAAGCTGCTGCGTGGCTGTACCCTGCTCCTCACTGCCCGGCCCCGGGGCCGCCTGGCTCAGAGCCTGAGCAAGGCAGACGCCATCTTCGAGGTGCCCAGCTTTTCTATTAAACAGGCTCAGACTTATATGAGGCACTACTTTGAGAACTCAGGGACAGCAGGGGACCAAGACAAGGCCCTGGGCCTCCTGGAGCGCCAGCCTTTTCTCCTCACCCACAGTCACAGTCCTGCTCTGTGCAGGGCTGTGTGTCAGCTCTCCAAGGCCCTGCTGGAACAGGGCACAGAGGTCCAGCTGCCTGGTACACTTACAGGACTCTATGTCAGCCTGCTAGGCCCTGCAGTCCGAGACAGTCCTCCAGGGGCCTTAACTGAGCTGGCCAAGCTGGCCTGGGAGCTGGGCCGCAGACACCAAAGCACCTTGCAAGAGACCCAGTTACTATCCGTGGAGGTGAGGACCTGGGCAGTGACTCAAGGCTTGGTGCAGCCCGCCCTGGGGACCACAGAGGACCAGCTGGCCTTCTCTAGTTTTCTGCTACAgtgcttcctgggtgctgtgtGGCTGGCACAGTGTGATGAAATCAGAGACAAGGAGCTGCCACAGTACCTGGCCTTGACCCCAAGGAAGAAGAGACCCTATGACAACTGGCTGGAGGGTGTACCACGGTTTCTGGCTGGATTGGTTTTCCAACCTCGAACCCACTGCCTGGGAGCGCTGGTGGAGCCTGCAGTGACGGAAAAGAAACGGAAAGTTCTTACTAGGTACCTGAAGCGCCTACAGCTGGGAACGCTGCGGGCCAGCCGACTGCTGGAGCTGCTACATTGTGCCCATGAGACACAGGAACCTGGGATTTGGGAGCATGTAACACACCAGCTCCCTGAGCATCTCTCCTTCCTGGGCACCCGGCTTACACCCCCAGATGTGCACATGCTGGGCAGGGCCCTAGAGACGGCCAGCCAGGACTTCTCCCTGGACCTTCGTCAGACTGGCATTGAGCCCTCTGGACTGGGGAACCTCGTGGGACTGAGCTGTGTCACCAGTTTCAGGTGTGGGCAGGACAAAGGGCAGACATGGACTGTAGCTCTGGGGACCCCTATCCTATGAGCACAGTGTCAGATGGGCAGGACAGTCCCCTCCACTTTTAAGATGACAATGCTGGGGGTCAGAGATGTTCTAACCAATATTTGAATGCCTGCCACGCACCAGGCGCTGGAACACATTTACAGTCTCAGCCTAGCCCACGTCCAGATTGTACCCATCCTTCAGTAGCCACCATGTGCCACCATTTTCTCATGCTCAGAGTCATGGCCCCTGTGCGTctgtgcctcagcctcctctttctctctgctctttgtaTTCAGGCGGCAGAGCAGCCTTCCCAGAATGAGAATGAGGTCAGGTTCCAGGGGTGCTCGCAGCCCTGCCAGGACACCCTGCACCTCGAATGGGCTCTGAATTCTCTCATTTGACTCATTCAAGTCCATTTTGCAGTTTACTTGAGCACTTCAGGGTCTCTCCAGAAAAACTTCCTCCCATGTTCCCGATAAACAGATTTTACTCAAGTTATGAGGTCTGCCACAGGTATGCCCGGAATTTAGCGCTGAGCTTCCTGGCAGTCAGAGAAAAAGTGGGCCTTTTTGAGAAAGGTAAAGCAATAAGGGCCTGTGAGGTCACAGGAGGTGGAGATCAAGCTAAGAAAGGAAAGGATCTGAGGAGATAGGCAGTCCCCTCATGGAGCCATACCCCTGTTGTGTAGCCCAGCCACTGTGCCTAGGTCTGAGGCCCTTCCTCCACAGGGCCTCCTTGAGTGACACAATGATGCTATGGGAGTCCCTACGGCAGCAGGAAGAGTCCCAGCTACTCCAGGCAGCAGAGGAGAAATTCACAATTGAGCCATTCAAGGCCAAGTCTCCCAAGGATGTGGAAGACCTGGACAGCTTGGTGCAGACCCAGAGGTGAGAAGGCAGGGGGTAGGAGGTGGCTCCAGGCTATGTGGGTGGGCTGCGTCTGTCACATGCATGTCCTGTCCATAGAGCTGTCCAGTGCCCTGACTCTTGGTTTGGCCACCCAGGCCCTTCGCTGCAGTCCACTCAGACAGGGACCCAGATTTTGCCCTTTGCCCCATTCTAAGCCAGGCCCTTGGCTAAAGCCAAGGAGACATCACCTGCTGGGGATTAACAAGGATCCCATCAGCATCTGCTAACTGAAGGGACCCTCGCAGCCTCTCACGCAACCTGGTTCCATTTCAGCCATAAGAGAGCCAAGGTACAGAGGACAAAGAAGAGGGGATACAGCAGCGCCTAAGACCTAGGTATTGCTGAgtgcctgtctttctctctctggacctcacacatgctaggcaagttctctatcactgagccaaTCTCCACTTTTAggttttatttagagacagggtgttACTAAAAGTTGTTcagtcaggctggcctgggattggATATGTAGTTGAAGCTGGCCTCCGATTTATGATCCTCCTCTCACCCTCTCAAATGACTGGTAATAAACAGGCTCACGCCACTCTGCCTGGCCCTAAGTCTcttcttttaaaagtgttttatttttaattatgtgtatacatgtgtgtctgagtgcctgtgagggcagaagagggcatcaacatcctttagaactggagttacaggcatctatgagccaaactccagttctctgcaagagcaatacaaactcaaccactgagctgtctct
The Microtus pennsylvanicus isolate mMicPen1 chromosome 11, mMicPen1.hap1, whole genome shotgun sequence genome window above contains:
- the Ciita gene encoding MHC class II transactivator isoform X3 codes for the protein MNHFQAILAQVRMLLSSQQPRQVQALLDSLLEEELLSREYHCALLREPDGEALARKISLTLLEKGDLGLACSSWFHSRLQNPVLERATSYRDHGGHSLCATMELGLPEGSYLELLNSDVDPLHLYHLYDQMDLAGEEIELSSELDTDTINCDQFSKLLQDMEGDEETREAYANIAELDQYVFQDTQLEGLSKDLFIEHIGAEEGFGESMEVSGEEAQRPQKRRSTEEHPMDSKHRKLAEPSSVPILTGSFLMGPASFSAMPYLSPALSSQEPVSSHLYLEEAVQTSGPPSRSSLNCLDLPIGHIQLLPTLPQGLLQISGAGTGLSSVLIYHGEMPQVNQAVPSGSPTVPSLPKSPGRPGSTSPFAPSAADLPSMPEPALTSRVNETEDTTSSSPCQEGPESSIKLPKWPESVQRFQHSLQDKYQVEPESLSSPLVAMELVRARLERGSNKSQERELATPDWTERQLAHSGLAEVLVGSRRWPRETQVVAVLGKAGQGKSHWARMVSQTWARGQLPQYDFVFYVPCHYLDRPGDSYYLRDLLCPPSLQPLVMDDEVLGHIVRQPDRVLLILDAFEELEAQDGLLHGPCGPLPPEPCSFRGLLAGLFQRKLLRGCTLLLTARPRGRLAQSLSKADAIFEVPSFSIKQAQTYMRHYFENSGTAGDQDKALGLLERQPFLLTHSHSPALCRAVCQLSKALLEQGTEVQLPGTLTGLYVSLLGPAVRDSPPGALTELAKLAWELGRRHQSTLQETQLLSVEVRTWAVTQGLVQPALGTTEDQLAFSSFLLQCFLGAVWLAQCDEIRDKELPQYLALTPRKKRPYDNWLEGVPRFLAGLVFQPRTHCLGALVEPAVTEKKRKVLTRYLKRLQLGTLRASRLLELLHCAHETQEPGIWEHVTHQLPEHLSFLGTRLTPPDVHMLGRALETASQDFSLDLRQTGIEPSGLGNLVGLSCVTSFRASLSDTMMLWESLRQQEESQLLQAAEEKFTIEPFKAKSPKDVEDLDSLVQTQRLRNPSEDAAPDLPAIRDLKKLEFALGPVLGPQAFPTLAKILPVFSSLQHLDLDSLSENKIGDDGVSKLSATFPQLKVLETLNLSQNNITDVGACKLAEALPALAKSLLRLSLYNNCIRDAGAKSLAQVLPDMVSLRVMDVQFNKFTAAGAQQLASSLQKCPQVETLAMWTPTIPFGVQEHLQQLDSRISLR
- the Ciita gene encoding MHC class II transactivator isoform X1, with the translated sequence MNHFQAILAQVRMLLSSQQPRQVQALLDSLLEEELLSREYHCALLREPDGEALARKISLTLLEKGDLGLACSSWFHSRLQNPVLERATSYRDHGGHSLCATMELGLPEGSYLELLNSDVDPLHLYHLYDQMDLAGEEIELSSELDTDTINCDQFSKLLQDMEGDEETREAYANIAELDQYVFQDTQLEGLSKDLFIEHIGAEEGFGESMEVSGEEAQRPQKRRSTEEHPMDSKHRKLAEPSSVPILTGSFLMGPASFSAMPYLSPALSSQEPVSSHLYLEEAVQTSGMLRRRGPPSRSSLNCLDLPIGHIQLLPTLPQGLLQISGAGTGLSSVLIYHGEMPQVNQAVPSGSPTVPSLPKSPGRPGSTSPFAPSAADLPSMPEPALTSRVNETEDTTSSSPCQEGPESSIKLPKWPESVQRFQHSLQDKYQVEPESLSSPLVAMELVRARLERGSNKSQERELATPDWTERQLAHSGLAEVLVGSRRWPRETQVVAVLGKAGQGKSHWARMVSQTWARGQLPQYDFVFYVPCHYLDRPGDSYYLRDLLCPPSLQPLVMDDEVLGHIVRQPDRVLLILDAFEELEAQDGLLHGPCGPLPPEPCSFRGLLAGLFQRKLLRGCTLLLTARPRGRLAQSLSKADAIFEVPSFSIKQAQTYMRHYFENSGTAGDQDKALGLLERQPFLLTHSHSPALCRAVCQLSKALLEQGTEVQLPGTLTGLYVSLLGPAVRDSPPGALTELAKLAWELGRRHQSTLQETQLLSVEVRTWAVTQGLVQPALGTTEDQLAFSSFLLQCFLGAVWLAQCDEIRDKELPQYLALTPRKKRPYDNWLEGVPRFLAGLVFQPRTHCLGALVEPAVTEKKRKVLTRYLKRLQLGTLRASRLLELLHCAHETQEPGIWEHVTHQLPEHLSFLGTRLTPPDVHMLGRALETASQDFSLDLRQTGIEPSGLGNLVGLSCVTSFRASLSDTMMLWESLRQQEESQLLQAAEEKFTIEPFKAKSPKDVEDLDSLVQTQRLRNPSEDAAPDLPAIRDLKKLEFALGPVLGPQAFPTLAKILPVFSSLQHLDLDSLSENKIGDDGVSKLSATFPQLKVLETLNLSQNNITDVGACKLAEALPALAKSLLRLSLYNNCIRDAGAKSLAQVLPDMVSLRVMDVQFNKFTAAGAQQLASSLQKCPQVETLAMWTPTIPFGVQEHLQQLDSRISLR